The Scyliorhinus torazame isolate Kashiwa2021f chromosome 29, sScyTor2.1, whole genome shotgun sequence genome includes the window ggccaggatgggatcagccatgatcacattgaggatgttaggctcaggaggctaaattgccgactcctgctcctaggtcatgtattCTAAGGAGGAGATACTCTGGCTGATTTTAcactccagctcttggtctgtagcatcgcAGGTCACAAATGAGGGacatatataatataataatctttattgtcacaagtaggcttacattaacaatgaagttactgtgaaaagcccctagtcgcctgtccagcgtttgttcgggtacacagagggagaattcagaatgtgcaattcacctaacagcacgtcgttcgggacttgtgggaggaaaccggagtacccggaggaaacccacgcagacacggggagaacgtgcagattccgcacagacagtgacccaagctgggaatcaaacctgggatattggcgctgtgaagctacagtgttaaccactgcgctaccatgccgccatgatagaatggcggagccgactcaatgggctgaatgacctaattctgctcctataccttatgaacttCATCTCAAATAAGCTATCGCCTGGGAAAATCCTGGTGGataagattttaaaaggaaacacaGCTAGACTGGAAACATTTATTTCTCAAGATTGCACATAACTGCTGGAGGAAGGTCCCTCGGACACCATGCCTGTACGATCAGGCTGGAATCGGCTTGCTGTGCCTGCAAAGCTGACAATCAGAGGTAACATAAAAGACATCACTGCACAACTAAAAAGATGCAACCAAATCACTAGCTCCCTCTTGAGATTTCCTTTTGTGGTTTAAGGCTTTTATCGGTGTATGTAGAAGAGTTAACAACCTTGCATCACTCTGAGATTACTATTatatcctatattacaacagtggctacatttcaaaagtaataaATATGGCCATAAAGTGCGTTGGGACACCCTGGGTTGGGGAAGGCTCCATCTAATTTATTTTCTACTGTGTTGGGAGACAAAAGACATGTCATCGCTCCTACGGTGAGCAGGCACAGACAGAATAAGCCacttggcttccttctgtgctgcaacaatTCTGCAATTTTAACATTTGGTGCTTCAGTGAAGATTGCTGTAATAAATTCAGAAGTAGCCTCACCTTTTCCGGCTTCTCGACCTTTTCTTTGTCTTTTtcttccttctttttctttttctcgcTCTGCCCTTCCATGTGGAATATGGAAGGCGGGGGCACGTTTATTGGGTGAGGTGTGCTAATGGTCGGCTGCGGGGGATGGCAGCACTTAGTGGCTGACAGGACCTTCCCCGGGGAGTGGGGGTGGCCCTTCTTTGACTTGGAGTGCTTCTTCTCTCGGTGTTTTTCCTTGTCCTTCTTCTTCTTGCTCTTTTTGTCTTTCTTCTTTTTCTTCTTCATCTCGCGGAAAGAGTCGTCGATGATCAGCTCCCCCGCCTCCAGCTCCCCGCCCGAGGACGACGCCGtatccagcgcctccaggctcgccaGGTCGTACTCAGAGAGGTTGCCGGCGTGGACCTCAGTGTAGAAATGCGCCTCGGAGTCGAAGCTCTCGCTCACCCGGGGCTCCGGCTTGTGCTTTTTGCGGACGACCGCTTTTGGCATGCTGTGGGCGGGGAGGAAAGTGGCGTGATCCTCCCTGCTCGCCTTCTTGAGGCCGGACGCCGCGGCAAAGTTGAACGCCTCATCGTCCGTGCCAGATTTGTCCTTGGGTGAGAGGAGGAGTTTCATCTTCAAGCCCTCCGCCTCGCGCACAGTCACGGTGTCCGTATTTACAAAAAGCGGCTTCATCTTTTTCGACTTGTGGAGGCCCCCTTCTTCAGCGGTTTCCTCGTGCTctgtgctgctggccttcttcttgTGCTCCTTTCTGCTCTCTGGGTGCGGCGGAGGATGGGACGGCGAGCTGAAAGCAGAAAATGCTCTCTCGGCTTTTTTGGAAGGTTTTGAAACTGTCGAGACGGGCGAGGTGATCGCCTTGAGGAGACCCATGGCGGTGTCAGCTTGATGGCCCTCagacttcttcttcttcttcttcacagGTTCCATCGGTGACAGCTCTGCATTTGTACGGaaaagatatttttttaaaatacagtgAATCGTTACGCAACGCAACTCGACAGAAAGGCTGGGATGCTGAACAGGCTGGGCAGGGGATGACCCGAGACAGGTGTTAAAAATTCTGAAGGGATTTAGTAGGATGGACACTcaggagatgtttc containing:
- the hmgxb4a gene encoding HMG domain-containing protein 4a isoform X1; translation: MAYDEALKKKEDCVVGESGIEEVGLAAGRSQREKKRSYKDLLREEEEIDAEVRKTAKKKAKEAECFLLAADYHKKKKKLHHLTGEEFYYGELSPMEPVKKKKKKSEGHQADTAMGLLKAITSPVSTVSKPSKKAERAFSAFSSPSHPPPHPESRKEHKKKASSTEHEETAEEGGLHKSKKMKPLFVNTDTVTVREAEGLKMKLLLSPKDKSGTDDEAFNFAAASGLKKASREDHATFLPAHSMPKAVVRKKHKPEPRVSESFDSEAHFYTEVHAGNLSEYDLASLEALDTASSSGGELEAGELIIDDSFREMKKKKKKDKKSKKKKDKEKHREKKHSKSKKGHPHSPGKVLSATKCCHPPQPTISTPHPINVPPPSIFHMEGQSEKKKKKEEKDKEKVEKPEKKKKNMSAYQLFCKEYRINIVSEHPGIDFGELSKKLAEVWKQLPDKEKQVWKQKCQYLQHKQNKAEAMTVKRKLTDLLEETATKQKGRQNSSSLSGMVTSHKKSSHLVGLGASSHSSSSSPIKMPDIDPIDVAAHLQLLGESLSLIGHRLQETEGMVAVSGSLSVLLDSIICALGPLTCLTAQVDCLNGCPKEVLAHTLDNIAYIMPGL
- the hmgxb4a gene encoding HMG domain-containing protein 4a isoform X2; amino-acid sequence: MMKHSRKKKEAECFLLAADYHKKKKKLHHLTGEEFYYGELSPMEPVKKKKKKSEGHQADTAMGLLKAITSPVSTVSKPSKKAERAFSAFSSPSHPPPHPESRKEHKKKASSTEHEETAEEGGLHKSKKMKPLFVNTDTVTVREAEGLKMKLLLSPKDKSGTDDEAFNFAAASGLKKASREDHATFLPAHSMPKAVVRKKHKPEPRVSESFDSEAHFYTEVHAGNLSEYDLASLEALDTASSSGGELEAGELIIDDSFREMKKKKKKDKKSKKKKDKEKHREKKHSKSKKGHPHSPGKVLSATKCCHPPQPTISTPHPINVPPPSIFHMEGQSEKKKKKEEKDKEKVEKPEKKKKNMSAYQLFCKEYRINIVSEHPGIDFGELSKKLAEVWKQLPDKEKQVWKQKCQYLQHKQNKAEAMTVKRKLTDLLEETATKQKGRQNSSSLSGMVTSHKKSSHLVGLGASSHSSSSSPIKMPDIDPIDVAAHLQLLGESLSLIGHRLQETEGMVAVSGSLSVLLDSIICALGPLTCLTAQVDCLNGCPKEVLAHTLDNIAYIMPGL
- the hmgxb4a gene encoding HMG domain-containing protein 4a isoform X3, with amino-acid sequence MAYDEALKKKEDCVVGESGIEEVGLAAGRSQREKKRSYKDLLREEEEIDAEVRKTAKKKAKEAECFLLAADYHKKKKKLHHLTGEEFYYGELSPMEPVKKKKKKSEGHQADTAMGLLKAITSPVSTVSKPSKKAERAFSAFSSPSHPPPHPESRKEHKKKASSTEHEETAEEGGLHKSKKMKPLFVNTDTVTVREAEGLKMKLLLSPKDKSGTDDEAFNFAAASGLKKASREDHATFLPAHSMPKAVVRKKHKPEPRVSESFDSEAHFYTEVHAGNLSEYDLASLEALDTASSSGGELEAGELIIDDSFREMKKKKKKDKKSKKKKDKEKHREKKHSKSKKGHPHSPGKVLSATKCCHPPQPTISTPHPINVPPPSIFHMEGQSEKKKKKEEKDKEKVEKPEKKKKNMSAYQLFCKEYRINIVSEHPGIDFGELSKKLAEVWKQLPDKEKQVWKQKCQYLQHKQNKAEAMTVKRKLTDLLEETATKQKGEKAR